A portion of the Ruminococcus albus AD2013 genome contains these proteins:
- a CDS encoding dockerin type I domain-containing protein: protein MLDKTNTISDCTITLSHTSYTYDGTEKKPTVTANDGTKTLVNGTDFTVSYSNNKNVGTAEVIVTGIGKYSGTTSLTFEIVAKVESMLGDVNGDGKLNVTDITKVAAHIKGKKMLDDAVLQYADVNHDGKINVSDITKIAAHIKGKKLLF from the coding sequence TTGTTAGACAAAACCAATACGATTTCCGATTGTACAATCACGCTCAGCCACACATCATACACCTATGACGGAACAGAAAAGAAGCCTACTGTGACCGCAAATGATGGAACGAAGACGCTTGTAAACGGAACGGATTTTACTGTTTCTTATTCCAATAATAAAAATGTGGGTACTGCAGAAGTCATTGTAACTGGTATCGGAAAGTATTCAGGAACAACAAGTCTGACGTTTGAAATCGTTGCTAAGGTTGAATCAATGCTCGGTGATGTAAACGGCGACGGCAAGCTCAATGTCACCGACATCACAAAGGTAGCTGCACACATCAAAGGTAAGAAAATGCTTGATGATGCAGTACTTCAATATGCCGATGTAAACCACGACGGTAAAATCAATGTTTCTGACATTACAAAAATCGCAGCACACATAAAAGGGAAAAAATTACTTTTTTAG
- a CDS encoding ATP-binding cassette domain-containing protein has product MNNAIEINGITKKYKDFTLGGVQAVVPCGFATALIGANGAGKTTLIDILCGVTGKTGGKAVYFGDMTDTDDDKLRNRIGYCSSANFFPMDWTLKKIADSMELGFDNFDRQRFAELCKRFKLGVPTEKKQKKLMKLSDGNKMRTFLAAVLARDTELLVLDEPASSLDPLARDVLCDLFREYLSERDGERSVLFSTHNIADMEYATDYAIFMANGKVIEQGFVEDLKEKYILVHGDAENADKARPFMISFSGGRTGFEGIALAENAEMLRAYDTAVETPTLQQLSVGILRKAEEDEK; this is encoded by the coding sequence ATGAATAACGCAATTGAGATCAACGGCATTACCAAGAAATACAAGGATTTTACGCTCGGTGGGGTTCAGGCGGTCGTTCCCTGCGGATTTGCAACGGCTCTCATCGGTGCAAACGGTGCCGGAAAAACCACACTAATCGATATTCTCTGCGGTGTTACAGGCAAAACAGGCGGTAAAGCCGTATATTTCGGTGATATGACCGACACTGACGATGACAAGCTCCGCAACCGTATCGGCTATTGTTCTTCGGCTAACTTCTTCCCGATGGATTGGACGCTTAAAAAAATCGCTGATTCTATGGAACTTGGTTTTGATAACTTTGACAGACAGCGATTTGCAGAGCTTTGCAAACGCTTCAAGCTCGGTGTTCCGACTGAAAAGAAGCAGAAGAAGCTCATGAAGCTCTCAGACGGCAACAAGATGCGTACCTTCCTTGCAGCGGTGCTTGCAAGAGATACAGAGCTGCTTGTACTTGACGAGCCTGCATCATCGCTTGATCCGCTTGCCCGTGATGTGTTATGCGACCTGTTCAGGGAGTATCTGAGTGAGCGTGACGGCGAACGCTCAGTGCTGTTCTCCACCCACAATATCGCTGATATGGAGTATGCCACCGACTATGCGATCTTCATGGCGAACGGCAAGGTCATCGAACAGGGCTTTGTTGAGGACTTGAAAGAAAAATACATACTCGTTCACGGCGATGCGGAAAACGCTGACAAGGCAAGACCTTTTATGATCTCTTTTTCAGGCGGACGGACGGGCTTTGAGGGAATCGCCCTTGCAGAAAATGCCGAAATGCTGCGAGCATACGACACTGCTGTCGAAACGCCCACATTACAGCAGCTTAGTGTCGGCATACTCAGAAAGGCGGAGGAAGATGAAAAGTAA
- a CDS encoding IS1595 family transposase, with protein sequence MSKRFPKPEITLDGIYSKFADESFCKDFLLDIRFEKGFACPFCGGSEYRRIRSRHLLRCKFCKADISATNGTFMHRTHIPLRLWIVTAFLIMSNKCSVSAVTLMRSLGVTYKTAWYILHRIRKAMKCREERYLLDGIVELDDTYLGAPTHGKKRGRGTEKVKMIVALSKNAAGNPEYVKMSDVPNLKGITVGRFARDNIRAGSKIESDNARSYKKPLAQKYFHVFETYDPTSGQLNWMHKVISNFKAMIMGTYHGNEKIHTALYAAEYCYKFNRRKLGNSAYLRLLAALVQ encoded by the coding sequence ATGTCAAAAAGATTTCCGAAACCTGAGATCACACTTGATGGGATATACTCAAAGTTCGCAGATGAAAGCTTTTGCAAGGATTTTCTACTTGATATCCGCTTTGAAAAGGGCTTTGCCTGCCCGTTTTGCGGTGGCTCTGAGTACCGCAGGATAAGGTCACGTCATCTGCTGCGTTGCAAGTTCTGTAAAGCAGATATATCCGCCACAAACGGAACTTTTATGCACAGAACACATATTCCGCTCAGACTGTGGATAGTCACTGCATTCCTCATTATGAGCAACAAATGCAGCGTTTCTGCTGTTACGCTGATGAGGTCTTTGGGAGTGACTTACAAGACAGCCTGGTACATCCTTCATCGCATCAGAAAAGCTATGAAATGCCGTGAAGAACGCTATTTGCTCGACGGGATCGTTGAACTTGATGACACGTATCTCGGTGCTCCGACTCACGGTAAAAAGCGCGGCAGAGGTACTGAAAAAGTCAAGATGATCGTAGCTTTATCGAAGAACGCAGCAGGAAATCCCGAGTACGTAAAAATGAGCGATGTGCCGAATTTAAAGGGCATAACTGTGGGTAGATTTGCCAGGGATAATATCCGCGCAGGCTCGAAGATCGAGAGTGATAATGCTCGAAGTTACAAGAAACCGCTGGCACAGAAATACTTCCATGTTTTTGAGACATATGATCCGACAAGCGGTCAGCTGAATTGGATGCATAAAGTTATATCAAACTTCAAAGCAATGATCATGGGAACTTACCACGGAAACGAAAAGATCCACACAGCGTTATATGCTGCCGAATACTGTTACAAATTCAACCGTCGTAAGCTGGGAAACAGTGCGTATTTAAGGCTTTTGGCTGCTTTGGTTCAGTGA
- a CDS encoding DUF6809 family protein — MIDAMYNYRQGEIHSAEFSDEFNKLCIPFEDSLSEEQIDVFHKILDCVSNTAAAEMRAAYKAGFKDGAAMMRDVQE; from the coding sequence ATGATTGATGCGATGTATAATTACAGACAGGGTGAGATCCACTCCGCTGAGTTCTCCGATGAGTTTAACAAGCTCTGCATACCGTTTGAAGATTCGCTGAGTGAGGAGCAGATCGATGTGTTCCACAAGATACTTGACTGCGTGAGCAATACCGCCGCCGCTGAAATGAGGGCTGCATATAAGGCAGGCTTCAAGGACGGTGCGGCGATGATGCGGGATGTTCAGGAGTAA
- a CDS encoding zinc ribbon domain-containing protein — protein MSKFCPSCGKQLNDTALFCEHCGTKLNTESTVSEEVSQVYMPAMEEKTYENDDDNSAAAMLRSRSYEEKPKEKKPVRRKIIAVLAFLVVCAGGALAYLLLKEPEKPLKPNREVVSSKAEKIESEPEVLTTSDEDSKADDSSEPETEDNEWEIKAEIEAPEKELDVTTETVNDHEIKKFSTGIKDSYYDFVNYYKEQYGSNASYSQFKTEDVYTRQSQGKNYTGVKDNYNININANTRDGESVVLAKSSFSTYTAYFDGASSFYMEIHDEEGESVSTFQTACYDHLKNFMDEDLAEFLVYGQGKVYYGEEDNKNLEYEMIFSTQDIKMKANRNVEIDKRHGFKAAFEIGFELMTDEESQTPYFDGSSPEVYNNSSIKISDFIPVLSDPSQTDCGSSHEFMKNVMSNFTIPGKKFIDTKLDSMNVTEMVSEDDGSKTKNAFKFRVSSGVSGMKYEDAPFVDFNFEAVKDDKSNYSECKGEIYGNLKNSNRTDKNVESIISFLKAIYPNIAGANIPADKAVESLRKNQPFEIDVKIGAAWSSNVPAHLVISNEEGTCFTLTFGIEQQSVNKEDDSKDESSSIGLEEDMPQEASSKTDNSSKADSSSKADSSSKNDSSSKKEDSSSMTDKEKTSNEK, from the coding sequence ATGTCAAAATTTTGTCCGTCATGCGGAAAGCAGCTGAACGATACAGCATTGTTCTGTGAGCACTGCGGAACCAAATTAAACACAGAAAGTACAGTTTCCGAAGAGGTAAGCCAGGTCTATATGCCGGCGATGGAAGAAAAAACCTATGAAAATGATGATGATAACAGCGCGGCAGCTATGCTGAGAAGCAGATCTTATGAGGAAAAGCCAAAAGAGAAAAAGCCTGTAAGAAGGAAGATAATTGCAGTACTTGCTTTTCTTGTGGTGTGCGCAGGCGGTGCTTTAGCTTATTTGCTTCTTAAAGAGCCCGAAAAGCCACTTAAGCCAAACCGGGAAGTTGTATCATCCAAAGCAGAAAAAATAGAATCTGAACCAGAAGTGTTGACCACATCGGATGAAGACAGCAAAGCGGATGATTCTTCTGAACCGGAGACAGAAGATAATGAATGGGAGATCAAAGCAGAAATCGAAGCTCCTGAGAAAGAACTTGATGTAACTACGGAAACAGTTAATGATCATGAGATCAAAAAGTTTTCTACAGGCATCAAAGATTCGTATTATGACTTTGTAAACTACTATAAGGAACAGTACGGCAGTAATGCTTCTTATTCTCAGTTCAAAACCGAGGACGTTTATACAAGACAGTCGCAGGGAAAGAATTACACCGGTGTTAAAGATAATTACAACATAAACATCAATGCTAACACCAGAGACGGAGAATCAGTCGTTCTTGCAAAGTCAAGCTTTAGTACATACACTGCGTATTTTGACGGTGCATCGTCTTTCTATATGGAAATACACGACGAAGAAGGGGAGTCCGTTTCAACTTTCCAGACAGCATGCTATGATCACTTGAAGAACTTTATGGACGAAGATCTGGCTGAGTTTCTTGTATATGGCCAGGGTAAAGTCTATTACGGAGAAGAAGATAACAAAAACCTTGAATACGAGATGATCTTCTCCACACAGGACATAAAAATGAAGGCTAACAGGAATGTTGAGATCGATAAAAGACACGGCTTTAAGGCTGCGTTTGAAATCGGATTTGAACTTATGACTGATGAAGAAAGTCAGACTCCTTATTTTGACGGAAGTTCTCCCGAGGTGTATAATAATTCTTCAATAAAGATATCTGACTTTATCCCGGTTCTGAGTGATCCTTCTCAGACTGACTGCGGTTCTTCTCACGAATTCATGAAGAATGTAATGTCAAACTTTACTATACCGGGTAAAAAGTTTATCGATACTAAGCTTGACAGCATGAATGTTACTGAAATGGTATCCGAGGACGATGGGTCAAAGACCAAAAACGCTTTTAAATTCAGAGTTTCAAGCGGTGTCAGCGGAATGAAGTATGAGGATGCTCCTTTCGTAGACTTCAATTTTGAAGCAGTCAAGGATGATAAATCAAATTACTCGGAATGTAAGGGTGAGATATACGGAAATCTCAAAAACAGCAACAGGACAGATAAGAACGTCGAATCGATCATTTCTTTCCTTAAGGCTATCTACCCGAATATTGCCGGTGCTAACATTCCGGCTGACAAAGCTGTTGAATCATTGAGAAAGAACCAGCCTTTTGAAATCGATGTTAAGATTGGCGCTGCATGGTCCAGCAACGTACCGGCTCATCTTGTTATATCCAATGAAGAAGGCACCTGCTTTACCTTGACTTTTGGTATAGAACAGCAGTCAGTAAATAAAGAAGATGACAGTAAAGATGAATCATCATCTATTGGCTTGGAAGAGGATATGCCTCAGGAAGCAAGTTCAAAAACTGATAATTCGTCAAAGGCTGACAGCTCATCAAAAGCAGACAGTTCTTCAAAGAATGACAGCAGTTCTAAAAAAGAAGACAGTTCATCGATGACTGATAAAGAAAAGACATCGAATGAGAAGTGA
- a CDS encoding signal peptidase II, with product MKILKRVITIIGLCIIDQLIKIVIDHRFMTSRLEIEHIFGFHTKMNTQQLSIFNNELGLDLGLGVLNVINIIAMVLMITFYVYLKRNYSDKRLVDPAMILFTSGIVCSLIDKICWGGSLDYILFFRQISDLKDIYLLAGAVLIILFIIRQGIEDSKAKRQNKADRS from the coding sequence GTGAAGATACTTAAACGTGTGATTACGATCATCGGTCTGTGTATCATTGACCAGCTTATCAAGATAGTGATAGATCACCGGTTTATGACCTCAAGACTTGAAATAGAGCATATTTTCGGGTTTCACACAAAGATGAATACACAGCAGCTTTCTATATTCAATAACGAACTCGGACTTGATTTGGGGCTTGGAGTGCTTAATGTAATAAATATCATAGCTATGGTATTGATGATAACCTTCTATGTATATCTGAAAAGAAATTATAGTGATAAAAGACTTGTTGACCCAGCCATGATCCTGTTCACATCAGGTATAGTCTGTTCACTCATAGATAAGATCTGTTGGGGCGGCAGTCTTGATTATATTCTGTTTTTCAGGCAGATAAGTGATCTGAAGGACATTTACCTTTTAGCAGGAGCTGTACTGATCATATTATTTATTATAAGGCAAGGCATTGAGGACAGCAAGGCAAAAAGACAAAACAAAGCAGACCGATCTTGA
- a CDS encoding ParM/StbA family protein, whose product MINTKDFKTKTYLKKGNNIGSNKAWVIAMDVGYSAVKIMSKTDICSFPSFAIRRKDNTASIGDAAPTDIQYKGEDGVIWDVGEIAVGKISQSDSSNSEEMLYSRNRYTNPMFLVISRVGIALGLQGYMGENAGGKKKIVLQTGLPPAYVKADSKPLKNILKGKHEFYLKIGKETWKKYCFELEEENIWIMQQPLGSLLGATLTDEGKQTPDGKDLMNKNVLIFDGGFGTLDTFEIINRTIGSTQTFDHLGMKAILHKAVNDIYNKYDEEIAVSAMQNILSTGKIKKYDSETVSTKTIEIADIVETCSYDICMEAIKSIRTIYNNLIEYDYLLVTGGTGDAWFSTVKNYFSKMEGLNVIAANRATTIPQIFSNVRGYYLYRVTALNSKKSA is encoded by the coding sequence ATGATAAACACAAAAGATTTTAAGACAAAGACTTACCTTAAAAAGGGAAATAACATAGGATCAAACAAAGCTTGGGTCATAGCTATGGATGTTGGCTACTCAGCTGTAAAGATAATGTCAAAGACAGATATCTGTTCTTTCCCCTCATTTGCTATAAGAAGAAAGGATAATACTGCTTCCATAGGCGATGCTGCTCCTACAGATATTCAGTATAAGGGCGAAGACGGTGTTATCTGGGATGTAGGAGAGATCGCTGTTGGTAAGATTTCTCAGTCAGATAGCAGTAATTCCGAAGAAATGCTCTATTCGAGAAATAGATACACTAATCCGATGTTTCTTGTTATCAGCAGAGTCGGTATCGCGCTCGGTCTGCAGGGCTACATGGGAGAGAACGCCGGCGGAAAGAAGAAAATTGTCCTCCAGACTGGACTTCCTCCCGCATATGTAAAGGCAGACAGCAAACCCTTAAAAAATATACTTAAGGGTAAGCACGAATTTTATCTTAAGATAGGAAAAGAAACATGGAAGAAATACTGCTTTGAACTGGAAGAAGAGAACATCTGGATCATGCAGCAGCCTTTAGGCTCACTTCTCGGTGCAACTCTAACTGATGAAGGAAAGCAGACTCCGGACGGAAAAGATCTTATGAACAAGAACGTCCTCATCTTCGACGGCGGCTTCGGAACTCTTGACACTTTCGAGATAATAAACCGAACAATAGGTTCGACACAGACATTTGATCATCTCGGTATGAAAGCAATACTGCACAAGGCAGTAAATGATATCTATAACAAATACGACGAGGAGATAGCCGTATCTGCAATGCAGAATATTCTTAGTACCGGAAAGATCAAAAAGTACGATTCGGAAACGGTATCCACTAAAACCATAGAGATAGCAGACATCGTTGAGACTTGCAGCTATGATATCTGCATGGAAGCCATTAAGAGCATACGTACTATTTACAACAATCTTATCGAATACGATTATTTGCTCGTTACAGGTGGCACAGGTGATGCTTGGTTCTCGACAGTAAAGAATTATTTTTCCAAGATGGAAGGGCTCAATGTTATAGCAGCTAACAGAGCTACTACTATTCCTCAGATCTTCTCCAACGTGAGAGGTTACTATCTGTATCGTGTAACTGCACTGAATTCAAAGAAGTCGGCGTGA
- a CDS encoding GntR family transcriptional regulator, with product MKIYQNSTEPIYKQIAAQLREQILIGKLKAGDPLPSIRGLAQDLKISVITTMKAYEELSSEGLVTASKGKGYYVNAQDERMLKEQHMRQLEKHLSDAIYSARIAGVGLEEVEQTLEMLWSIDEVC from the coding sequence TTGAAAATCTATCAGAATTCAACCGAACCGATTTACAAACAGATAGCTGCCCAGCTCAGGGAGCAAATTCTGATTGGCAAACTCAAAGCAGGTGATCCGCTGCCATCGATCCGAGGTTTGGCTCAGGATCTGAAGATCAGTGTTATCACAACGATGAAGGCTTACGAGGAACTTTCTTCGGAAGGACTGGTGACTGCTTCAAAGGGCAAGGGCTACTATGTAAATGCCCAGGACGAGCGGATGCTGAAAGAACAGCATATGCGGCAGCTTGAAAAGCACCTGTCAGATGCGATATACTCCGCAAGGATAGCAGGAGTTGGACTTGAAGAAGTAGAACAAACGCTTGAAATGCTATGGAGCATTGACGAGGTGTGCTGA
- a CDS encoding DUF4317 family protein, producing MNKSDVTKFKKFIDNDNNFFTVNNVLTAVINKDVVYCTEKRSWISYSQSEQEEIVSIIKKVLTGKIGKVLTEYEFPITPEKKNVSQELLMNMKISQFEDDDLNEIFINKIKDGVKTDGAYTVLSVNFTISVYDKNADHSDEVSFVVTAFCPIKLRIDGFIYNDESNTVEKKTSTDRILEQASDGFMFPTFTDRQEDVNHVMYFSKNAGKPNTGIIENVLGCKYIMSSEQQKTHFWGMVANVLGEGLNYDMIVNINEKLSDLVQASEGLKEAREIDCADIQHILEKCDVPKDKLDDFGKIYDKVMSSRYSSFIAANVCDEKVNIKFGNSSLKIDYKKAATALDVQMVNGRKCLVFPLDSAEISVLGIDTSVNHSLNV from the coding sequence ATGAATAAGAGCGATGTAACTAAGTTCAAAAAGTTTATCGACAACGACAACAACTTTTTTACAGTGAATAATGTTCTGACTGCTGTTATAAATAAAGACGTTGTATACTGTACTGAAAAAAGATCGTGGATAAGCTATTCTCAGAGCGAACAGGAGGAGATAGTCTCTATAATCAAAAAAGTACTGACAGGAAAGATAGGCAAAGTTCTTACCGAATACGAATTCCCTATAACCCCCGAGAAGAAAAATGTTTCTCAGGAACTACTGATGAATATGAAGATATCTCAGTTTGAAGATGATGATCTGAACGAGATCTTCATTAATAAGATCAAAGACGGTGTGAAAACAGATGGTGCATACACCGTACTGTCTGTAAACTTTACGATCTCTGTATACGATAAAAATGCTGATCACTCAGATGAAGTATCTTTTGTTGTAACTGCTTTTTGTCCTATAAAGCTGAGAATCGACGGCTTTATTTATAACGACGAGTCCAATACCGTCGAAAAGAAAACATCAACAGACAGGATCCTGGAACAGGCTTCTGACGGATTCATGTTTCCTACATTCACAGATAGGCAGGAAGATGTGAACCATGTAATGTACTTTTCTAAAAATGCCGGAAAGCCGAATACCGGGATAATAGAAAATGTACTCGGCTGCAAGTATATAATGAGTTCTGAACAGCAGAAAACTCATTTCTGGGGTATGGTCGCCAATGTCCTGGGTGAAGGCCTTAACTATGATATGATAGTAAATATAAATGAAAAACTGTCAGATCTTGTACAGGCTTCCGAGGGATTAAAAGAAGCACGTGAAATAGACTGTGCGGACATACAGCATATTCTTGAAAAATGCGATGTACCGAAGGACAAGCTTGATGATTTCGGTAAGATCTATGATAAGGTGATGTCATCAAGGTATTCATCTTTTATTGCAGCAAACGTCTGTGATGAAAAAGTTAATATAAAATTCGGAAATTCCAGCCTGAAGATCGATTATAAAAAAGCAGCTACTGCCCTCGACGTTCAGATGGTGAACGGAAGGAAGTGCCTTGTATTTCCTCTTGATTCAGCCGAGATCTCTGTGCTTGGCATCGACACGAGCGTAAATCATTCTCTGAACGTTTAA
- a CDS encoding DUF7336 domain-containing protein, which translates to MKVFLLWHIHELTDDFGTHDEEKLIGVFSSSKIANDTIQKFKNLDGFRDYSLDCFMIEEYEVDKPTNWTEGFSTVRWTE; encoded by the coding sequence ATGAAAGTATTTTTGCTATGGCATATACACGAGTTAACTGATGATTTTGGTACACACGATGAAGAAAAGCTAATTGGTGTATTTTCATCTTCCAAAATAGCTAATGACACCATTCAAAAGTTCAAAAATCTGGATGGATTCAGAGATTATTCTTTAGATTGTTTTATGATAGAAGAATACGAGGTGGATAAACCAACAAATTGGACGGAGGGGTTCTCTACTGTTCGATGGACTGAATAA
- a CDS encoding Ig domain-containing protein — MKNTSKKNKLISLVTALVTAFALVAFVLPNHSLKASAYGGAWLYAKGHVQDIGWQNYVGEGGICGTVGQSLRLESIYIYLSADENKYRDSLVKIRTHQANFGWTGYSSAPVNNWISSGTTGKSRAIEAVQIQLTGSLAKDYIVEYRAHVQNIGWMNWVRDNAVAGTTGQGLRMEAIEFRLVPRR; from the coding sequence ATGAAAAACACAAGCAAAAAAAACAAGCTGATCTCACTTGTAACAGCACTTGTTACAGCATTCGCACTTGTGGCATTTGTACTGCCGAATCACTCACTGAAAGCTAGTGCTTATGGTGGTGCATGGTTATACGCAAAGGGACATGTCCAGGATATTGGTTGGCAAAATTATGTAGGTGAGGGTGGTATTTGTGGAACTGTAGGACAAAGCCTGAGACTTGAGAGTATATATATATACCTTAGTGCAGATGAAAACAAATATAGAGATAGTTTAGTAAAGATAAGAACTCATCAGGCTAACTTTGGCTGGACAGGATACAGTTCTGCTCCTGTCAATAACTGGATTAGCTCAGGTACAACTGGTAAAAGCAGAGCTATAGAAGCAGTTCAGATCCAGCTTACAGGAAGTCTGGCAAAAGATTACATAGTAGAGTACCGTGCTCATGTACAGAATATCGGCTGGATGAACTGGGTAAGAGACAACGCTGTAGCAGGAACAACAGGTCAGGGTCTGCGTATGGAAGCAATAGAGTTCAGATTAGTTCCAAGAAGATAA
- a CDS encoding IS1182 family transposase, translating into MLKKIPKDMNQMEMISIEELVPKDHLLRKISKAVDFDKIYDFVEDLYCLDNGRPGVDPVVLFKMVLIQHLYGIPSLRKTAEEVKMNIAYRWFCGYLLNEQTPHFSTLSRNFKHRFNEDVAEKIFFWILSEINGAGYLSPEAVFIDGTHIKANANMKKAVKKAVPEAAKVYEEQLMKEINEDREEHGKKPFNDKNDKTGGSGTNKDKTDEMSEDPTQNVENIKTKEVTVSTTDPECGVFHKGEHKKCFAYAAQTACDKHGYIMDVTLNPGNVHDSVAFDGLYDRLTNRFQQIKYAVIDAGYKTPWIAKKVIDDGRIPVLPYKRPMGKNGFFRPYEYVIDEYYDCVICPQNQVLNYATTNREGYREYKSKGYICKNCPNKSKCTENAKSEKTVTKHIWLGYLEQVEDIRHTYGMKELYDKRKETIERVFADAKEKHSMRFTYFRGLSQVSKWVRLKFAAMNLKKYAIHRWNNGVYTLFHVIIDRYWFLIA; encoded by the coding sequence ATGCTCAAGAAAATACCGAAAGATATGAACCAGATGGAAATGATAAGCATAGAAGAACTTGTTCCAAAAGATCATCTTCTGAGGAAGATCAGCAAAGCAGTAGACTTCGATAAGATCTATGATTTTGTTGAGGACTTGTACTGTCTTGATAACGGCAGACCCGGAGTGGATCCTGTCGTACTGTTCAAGATGGTGCTGATACAGCATTTATACGGTATCCCCTCACTTCGCAAAACGGCGGAGGAGGTGAAGATGAATATAGCTTACCGCTGGTTCTGCGGATATCTTCTCAATGAGCAGACGCCTCATTTTTCAACGCTGAGCAGAAACTTCAAGCATCGATTCAATGAAGATGTGGCAGAAAAAATATTCTTCTGGATATTGTCCGAGATCAACGGAGCAGGTTATCTTTCGCCCGAAGCTGTATTTATTGACGGAACACATATCAAGGCAAATGCCAATATGAAAAAAGCTGTAAAGAAAGCAGTACCCGAAGCAGCAAAGGTTTACGAAGAACAGCTCATGAAAGAAATAAACGAAGACCGTGAAGAACACGGAAAGAAGCCGTTCAATGACAAGAATGACAAAACGGGCGGAAGTGGAACCAATAAGGACAAAACAGATGAAATGTCTGAAGATCCAACACAAAATGTTGAAAACATAAAAACAAAAGAAGTCACCGTTTCAACTACCGACCCCGAGTGCGGAGTGTTCCATAAGGGCGAACATAAAAAGTGCTTTGCATACGCTGCACAGACAGCCTGCGATAAACACGGCTACATTATGGATGTGACATTAAATCCCGGAAATGTACATGACAGCGTAGCATTTGACGGACTTTACGACAGACTGACAAATCGGTTTCAACAGATAAAATATGCAGTGATAGATGCAGGGTACAAAACTCCATGGATAGCAAAGAAAGTGATAGATGACGGCAGGATACCTGTACTGCCGTACAAACGGCCGATGGGTAAAAACGGCTTTTTCAGACCATATGAATATGTCATTGATGAATATTATGACTGTGTGATATGTCCGCAGAACCAAGTTTTAAATTATGCAACTACAAACCGAGAAGGATACAGAGAATACAAAAGCAAAGGATATATCTGCAAAAACTGTCCGAACAAAAGCAAATGCACAGAGAATGCTAAAAGTGAAAAGACAGTAACTAAGCATATCTGGCTCGGTTATCTGGAACAGGTCGAAGACATACGGCATACATACGGCATGAAAGAGCTTTATGACAAACGAAAAGAAACGATTGAAAGAGTGTTTGCAGATGCAAAAGAAAAGCACTCAATGCGATTCACATATTTCAGAGGTCTTTCCCAGGTGAGCAAATGGGTCAGGCTTAAATTTGCTGCCATGAATCTAAAAAAGTATGCAATACACCGCTGGAATAACGGTGTATATACACTATTTCATGTTATTATTGACAGATATTGGTTTTTGATAGCATGA